One genomic window of Polaromonas sp. SP1 includes the following:
- a CDS encoding SGNH/GDSL hydrolase family protein — MNTFFAPKLRALQAVLSFALLAGGALSPAQAADAGVWTPSWTASPQPIWSSDFVLPLGLPATLRDQTVRQTVRASVGGSRVRIVLSNEYGAQALQIGAAQIAPAEGTGNALTFGGQQSVTVPASAVVMSDPVEMPVAPLSRLSVSLYFPQTTPITTIHWDGLQPAQIAAGNAVNATALKADSTVNSRLFLSAVLMEAERGTRTVVAFGDSITDGAASTPGTDQRWPDFLARRLAGHNVAVINAGISGGRVLKNHMGPNALARFERDVLNQPGIRSVVLLMGINDISWPGSTFEPQEPATQADALMAGYRQLITRAKSRGVRIVGATLTPFEGALTMPGSPIANYHSPAKDAVRQRINSWIRSSGEFDAVLDFDAVVRDPQNPLRILPAYDSGDHLHLGDAGNKAVAESIDLKLLLGER, encoded by the coding sequence ATGAATACCTTCTTTGCCCCGAAGCTGCGCGCGCTTCAAGCCGTTCTTTCATTTGCGCTGCTGGCCGGCGGTGCGTTATCGCCAGCGCAAGCTGCCGATGCCGGCGTGTGGACGCCCAGCTGGACAGCCAGCCCGCAACCCATCTGGAGCAGCGACTTTGTGCTGCCCCTGGGTCTTCCGGCCACACTGCGCGACCAGACGGTGCGCCAGACCGTCCGGGCCAGCGTGGGCGGCTCGCGTGTGCGCATCGTGCTGTCTAACGAATACGGTGCGCAGGCCTTGCAGATCGGCGCGGCCCAGATAGCGCCCGCCGAAGGAACCGGCAACGCACTGACATTCGGCGGTCAACAATCGGTCACCGTGCCGGCAAGCGCTGTCGTGATGAGCGACCCGGTCGAGATGCCGGTCGCGCCGCTCAGCCGCCTGTCGGTGAGCCTCTACTTTCCGCAAACGACACCCATCACCACGATCCACTGGGACGGCCTGCAGCCCGCGCAGATTGCGGCGGGTAACGCCGTGAACGCGACTGCGCTCAAGGCCGACAGCACGGTGAACAGCCGTCTCTTCCTCAGCGCCGTGCTGATGGAGGCCGAACGCGGTACGCGCACTGTGGTGGCCTTTGGCGATTCCATCACCGACGGCGCGGCCTCCACACCCGGCACCGACCAGCGCTGGCCCGACTTTCTGGCGCGCCGCCTGGCCGGGCACAACGTGGCTGTGATCAATGCCGGCATCTCGGGCGGGCGCGTGCTGAAGAACCACATGGGGCCCAATGCACTCGCACGCTTTGAGCGCGACGTGCTGAACCAGCCCGGCATCCGCAGCGTGGTGCTGCTCATGGGCATCAACGACATCAGCTGGCCCGGCAGCACGTTTGAACCCCAAGAGCCGGCCACGCAGGCCGACGCGCTGATGGCCGGTTACCGCCAGCTGATCACCCGCGCCAAAAGCCGCGGCGTGCGCATCGTGGGCGCCACGCTGACGCCCTTCGAAGGTGCGCTGACCATGCCGGGCTCGCCGATTGCGAATTACCACAGCCCTGCCAAAGACGCTGTGCGCCAGCGCATCAACAGCTGGATACGCAGCAGCGGCGAGTTTGATGCGGTGCTGGATTTCGATGCGGTCGTGCGAGACCCGCAGAACCCGCTGCGCATCCTGCCCGCCTATGACTCGGGCGACCATTTGCACCTGGGGGATGCCGGCAACAAGGCGGTGGCCGAATCCATCGACCTGAAGTTGCTACTGGGCGAGCGATAG
- a CDS encoding GntR family transcriptional regulator, whose translation MNLQETVLMQLRDLILRGEFEPGQRLAEQQLAERLGASRTPVRAALVTLEQEGLVEANDTGKYLVRQFTPREVADAIAVRGHLEGMAARLVAEHGLSRQLQLDLQSCLDEGDRALAANPLGYDNYAAYAAMNDRFHALILEASGNRALQRAIELNDKLPFASASAMLPMQSTLEQDRDWMHYAHRQHHMLFAALKAGEGARAQALAVEHTEVAQMNMRMALQRRAETESLMPGLRLVVGG comes from the coding sequence ATGAACTTGCAAGAAACCGTTTTGATGCAGTTGCGCGATTTGATCCTGCGCGGCGAGTTTGAGCCCGGCCAGCGCCTGGCCGAGCAGCAATTGGCCGAGCGCCTGGGCGCCTCGCGCACGCCGGTGCGGGCCGCGCTGGTCACGCTGGAGCAGGAAGGCCTGGTCGAAGCCAACGACACCGGCAAATACCTGGTGCGCCAGTTCACACCGCGTGAAGTGGCCGATGCGATTGCGGTGCGCGGCCATCTTGAAGGCATGGCGGCGCGGCTGGTGGCCGAGCACGGCTTGTCGCGGCAGCTGCAGCTGGATTTGCAGTCCTGCCTGGACGAAGGCGACCGCGCGCTGGCCGCCAACCCACTGGGCTATGACAACTACGCGGCCTATGCGGCGATGAACGACCGCTTCCACGCGCTCATCCTGGAGGCCAGCGGCAACCGTGCCTTGCAGCGCGCCATCGAACTCAACGACAAGCTGCCCTTTGCTTCGGCGTCAGCGATGCTGCCCATGCAGTCGACGCTGGAGCAGGACCGCGACTGGATGCACTACGCGCATCGCCAGCACCACATGCTGTTCGCGGCGCTCAAGGCGGGTGAGGGTGCGCGTGCGCAGGCGCTGGCGGTGGAACACACCGAGGTGGCGCAGATGAACATGCGCATGGCGCTGCAGCGGCGCGCTGAGACCGAAAGCCTGATGCCCGGTTTGCGGCTGGTGGTGGGCGGCTGA
- a CDS encoding Rieske 2Fe-2S domain-containing protein has product MNAEQNELLTRITPGTPCGKLLRQYWQPAALVDEFNPALDPRMGIRPVKAIKLFGQDLVLFKDASGDWGLLDRDCAHRGADLSFGRRESAAQGGGLRCPFHGWKFATDGRCLETPAEPTGSKLCERIRQRSYPVIEKAGVLFAWLGDEGSTPPPFPAFDCFAAPATHSFAFKGLWNANWLQAFEVGIDPAHPSFLHRFLQDDPLAEIGDNPAGKQFRSASAGSKDGEQWPMTRIMREFAQPDISFESKPWGMQLTALRAMTDKLTHVRVTNAIFPATFVIPLSETMTITQMHVPVDDTHTYWYTFFTSFSGPLDRESMRAQRQQFIALPDYIPKAGRHNNWGFNAEEQMSTTYLGMGEEDINVHDQWAVESMGEIQDRTREHLGTSDKVIMANRRVLLKAIETVQNGGVAPGIADPALAAAITGPDTVDGIAPAGEWAQWWQQTADAKRKGAPWLGAKAAADTPSTVAQP; this is encoded by the coding sequence ATGAACGCTGAACAAAATGAGTTGTTGACCCGCATCACGCCGGGCACGCCCTGCGGCAAGCTGCTGCGCCAGTACTGGCAGCCCGCCGCGCTGGTGGATGAATTCAACCCGGCGCTGGACCCGCGCATGGGCATCCGCCCGGTCAAGGCGATCAAGCTGTTCGGCCAGGACCTGGTGCTGTTCAAGGACGCCTCCGGCGACTGGGGCCTGCTGGACCGCGACTGCGCACACCGCGGCGCCGACCTGTCGTTTGGCCGGCGTGAAAGCGCAGCGCAAGGCGGCGGCCTGCGCTGCCCTTTTCACGGCTGGAAGTTCGCCACCGACGGCCGCTGCCTGGAGACGCCGGCCGAACCCACCGGCAGCAAGCTCTGCGAACGCATACGCCAGCGCAGCTACCCCGTGATTGAAAAAGCCGGCGTGCTGTTTGCCTGGCTGGGCGACGAAGGCAGCACGCCGCCGCCCTTCCCGGCCTTTGACTGCTTTGCCGCGCCGGCCACGCACAGCTTTGCCTTCAAGGGTTTGTGGAACGCCAACTGGCTGCAGGCCTTTGAGGTGGGCATAGACCCGGCGCACCCGTCCTTTCTGCACCGCTTTTTGCAGGACGACCCGCTGGCCGAAATCGGCGACAACCCGGCAGGCAAACAGTTTCGCAGCGCCAGCGCGGGCAGCAAAGACGGCGAGCAATGGCCGATGACGCGCATCATGCGCGAGTTCGCCCAGCCCGACATCAGCTTTGAGAGCAAGCCCTGGGGCATGCAGCTGACGGCCCTGCGCGCCATGACCGACAAGCTGACCCACGTGCGCGTGACCAACGCCATCTTCCCGGCCACCTTTGTGATCCCGCTGTCGGAGACCATGACGATCACGCAGATGCACGTGCCGGTGGACGACACGCACACCTACTGGTACACCTTCTTCACCAGCTTTTCCGGTCCGCTGGACCGCGAGAGCATGCGCGCGCAACGCCAGCAGTTCATCGCCCTGCCCGACTACATCCCCAAGGCCGGCCGCCACAACAACTGGGGCTTTAACGCCGAAGAGCAGATGAGCACCACTTACCTGGGCATGGGCGAAGAAGACATCAATGTGCACGACCAGTGGGCCGTAGAAAGCATGGGTGAAATCCAGGACCGCACGCGCGAACACCTGGGCACATCGGACAAGGTCATCATGGCCAACCGGCGCGTGCTGCTCAAGGCGATCGAGACGGTGCAAAACGGCGGCGTGGCGCCCGGTATTGCCGACCCTGCGCTGGCTGCGGCGATCACCGGCCCCGATACCGTCGACGGCATTGCGCCGGCCGGTGAATGGGCCCAGTGGTGGCAGCAAACTGCGGACGCCAAGCGCAAAGGCGCACCGTGGCTGGGGGCCAAGGCCGCCGCCGACACACCCAGCACCGTCGCACAGCCATGA
- a CDS encoding glutamine synthetase family protein: MSSFAAQCGVHDAARQAALAEATRRIEARGLELVRFAWCDLHGMLRGKTLVASAAAEAMTGGVGMVSTLLLKDTADRTAYKVFEAGGAAGLPGFEFGGNVMLLADPASFKELPWADKTGWVQCQPWFPDGRPVELDTRRVLQSALAKLAEAGYGMKCGLEIEFHIYRMTDKGNNPQLDPALADWPGLPPEVSMIHPGYHLLSEQWADLAEEPLRIVQRTAQALGLPLLSLEIELGPSQVEAVFDATDAMAAADNMVLFRSAVKQALRRAGYHATFMCRPPFPNIMSSGWHLHQSLVDLKTGDNLFKRSSPAAGSTPADAQHTLSEVGEQYLAGLLAHARGMTAFCTPTINGFGRFRPNALAPQSILWGRDNRGAMLRVVGQCNDKGTRIENRLGEPAANPYLYLASQIHAGLDGITRRLKAPPATDAPYGTAAEKIPTSLGEALDALKADTALTAAFGDTFISSLTRIKQAEIARHADAEDKDDWQRREYFSRI; this comes from the coding sequence ATGAGCAGCTTTGCGGCGCAATGCGGTGTGCACGACGCCGCGAGGCAGGCCGCGCTGGCGGAGGCCACGCGGCGCATTGAGGCGCGCGGACTGGAGCTGGTGCGTTTTGCCTGGTGCGACCTGCACGGCATGCTGCGCGGCAAGACGCTGGTGGCCTCTGCCGCTGCAGAGGCCATGACGGGCGGCGTGGGGATGGTGAGCACGCTGCTGCTCAAAGACACCGCCGACCGCACCGCCTACAAGGTGTTTGAAGCCGGCGGCGCGGCCGGGTTACCGGGCTTTGAATTCGGCGGCAATGTGATGCTGCTGGCCGACCCGGCGAGCTTCAAGGAATTGCCGTGGGCCGACAAAACCGGCTGGGTGCAATGCCAGCCGTGGTTTCCCGATGGCCGCCCGGTCGAGCTCGACACGCGCCGGGTGCTGCAAAGCGCGCTCGCCAAACTGGCTGAAGCCGGCTACGGCATGAAGTGCGGGCTCGAAATCGAATTTCACATCTACCGGATGACCGATAAGGGCAACAACCCCCAGCTCGATCCGGCGCTGGCCGACTGGCCTGGCTTGCCGCCCGAGGTCAGCATGATCCACCCCGGTTACCACCTGCTGTCGGAGCAGTGGGCGGACCTGGCCGAAGAGCCGCTGCGCATCGTGCAGCGCACGGCGCAGGCGCTGGGCCTGCCGCTGCTGTCGCTGGAGATCGAACTCGGCCCCAGCCAGGTCGAAGCGGTGTTTGATGCGACTGACGCAATGGCCGCCGCCGACAACATGGTGCTGTTTCGCAGTGCGGTCAAACAGGCGTTGCGGCGCGCCGGTTACCACGCCACCTTTATGTGCCGGCCGCCCTTTCCGAACATCATGTCCAGCGGCTGGCATTTGCACCAGTCGCTGGTCGACCTGAAAACCGGCGACAACCTGTTCAAGCGCAGCAGCCCCGCCGCCGGCAGCACGCCGGCCGATGCGCAACACACCCTGTCGGAAGTGGGTGAGCAGTACCTGGCCGGTTTGCTGGCGCATGCGCGCGGCATGACGGCGTTTTGCACGCCGACCATCAATGGCTTCGGCCGCTTTCGGCCCAACGCACTGGCGCCGCAATCCATCCTGTGGGGCCGCGACAACCGCGGCGCCATGCTGCGTGTGGTGGGCCAGTGCAATGACAAGGGCACGCGCATCGAAAACCGCCTCGGTGAGCCGGCGGCCAATCCCTATCTTTATCTCGCCTCGCAGATCCATGCCGGGCTGGACGGCATCACCCGCCGCCTCAAAGCGCCGCCGGCCACCGATGCGCCGTACGGCACAGCGGCAGAAAAAATCCCCACCAGCCTGGGCGAAGCGCTGGACGCGCTGAAAGCCGACACTGCGTTGACGGCGGCCTTCGGCGACACTTTTATCAGTAGCCTCACCCGCATCAAACAAGCCGAAATCGCCCGCCATGCCGACGCCGAAGACAAGGACGACTGGCAGCGCCGAGAATATTTCAGCCGGATCTAA
- a CDS encoding 2Fe-2S iron-sulfur cluster-binding protein — MTTITINLIATGGSTTRISGKIGKSLMEAAVSAGVDGIAADCGGLLTCATCHVYVQEPFASDAGSLPPPDGEELGMMEFTAAPRMPTSRLSCQIKLTPALDGLTVELPATQY; from the coding sequence ATGACAACCATTACTATCAATTTAATAGCAACAGGCGGAAGCACCACGCGGATCAGCGGCAAGATTGGCAAAAGTTTGATGGAAGCGGCCGTTTCTGCCGGTGTTGACGGCATCGCTGCCGACTGCGGCGGGCTGCTGACCTGCGCGACCTGCCATGTGTACGTGCAGGAGCCTTTTGCCTCGGACGCCGGCAGCTTGCCGCCCCCCGACGGTGAAGAACTCGGCATGATGGAATTTACCGCCGCGCCGCGCATGCCCACGAGCCGCCTGAGCTGCCAGATCAAGCTCACGCCCGCGCTGGACGGTTTGACGGTAGAGTTGCCGGCTACCCAATACTAA
- a CDS encoding antibiotic biosynthesis monooxygenase yields MILELADIRIQPGQQAAFDEAIQRGIKDVISKAKGFQGYKVNKGIESPERYILQIFWDTLENHTVDFRQSPAFADWRAIVGPFFAGPPTVEHFDLLAKSN; encoded by the coding sequence ATGATTCTCGAACTCGCCGACATCCGCATCCAGCCCGGCCAGCAAGCCGCCTTTGACGAAGCCATCCAGCGCGGCATCAAGGACGTGATTTCCAAAGCCAAGGGCTTTCAGGGCTACAAGGTCAACAAAGGCATTGAAAGCCCCGAGCGCTACATCCTGCAGATCTTCTGGGACACACTGGAAAACCACACGGTCGACTTCCGCCAGTCGCCCGCCTTCGCCGACTGGCGCGCCATCGTCGGGCCGTTTTTTGCGGGGCCGCCTACCGTCGAGCATTTCGACCTGCTGGCCAAGTCGAACTGA